TTAAAACAGAGTCTGAAGTAACCACCAGCAGCGATGTCTTAGCTACTGCAAAACATCAAATGAATATATTGGCTAATGAAGACGGCTATGTACAAACTCTAGATATCGAACAATTAGTTTGCTTAGCTAACGAGCATGAAGGCCGAATTAAATGTTTTTACAGCCCAGGAAACTTTGTTGTTAAAGGCACAGTGATTGCACAAGTTCATACTGAAAAACAGCCACCATCAACACTTGACGAGCAAATCCTTAAACAAATTTCCTTAGGTGCATATAGAACCCCTGTACAGGATCCCGAATTTGCAATCCACCAGCTAGTCGAAATTGCATTGCGGGCATTATCCCCCGGTATCAACGACCCTTATACTGCCATTACCTGTGTTGATAAGTTAAGCGCGGTATTGTGCGATCTCACCACTAAAACCTTTCCTCAAAAAGTCCGCTTTGATGAAGATGGAATTATCCGTGTTATATCTAAAGAATTAACTTTTACTAATATAGCCAAAGCGGCTTTTGAACAAATTAGACAACAGGCTAACCATAATATTGCAGTCACTATCAGGGTACTTGAAGCTTTAGCTAGATTAGCCTGCTGTGTGCAAAATCAACAGCAAACAGAATTTGTATTAAATCAAACAGACATAATTGAACAACAACAAAATAAATTATCCATAGCCAAAGATGATTTAGCAGAAATCAATGCTCGGGTGGCATTAATCCGCCAAACAGTTGCTGAGTTTAGTGGAGATAACAATCATAAGATTGATAATTCTGGCCACTAATCAACACACAAAAATTGGCTTACGTTTGCGTGAGTAATCTACTTTTTTTCTACAAAAACCAATTCACTTAATAAAGGAAAATGATCCGAATCAATCGATGTTAGTCTCTGTATTTTTGCTAACTGAAAATGTTGGCTATGAAAAATATGGTCTAAAGGCCAACGTAAAAAGGTATATTCAGCATGAAAAGTATTGAACATACCTCGCCCTATTCTGGGATCTTGCAAACCACTAATTTTTCTAAAAGCGCGAGTAGTTGGTGACCAAGCCACATCATTTAAGTCACCAGTGACTATTGTCGGTTCAGTTGTGTTTTTTAACTCTCGGGCGATTAACAGTAACTCACGATCTCTCGGTGTCGAGAAAGTATTTTCAGTTGGACTGGGAGGAGCTGGGTGCAAAAAATGACACTTTACTTTCAACTGATTTTTAAGCTTTAAATAACAATGAATTGAAGGGACACCTTGTTCAACCAAATCTTTCACTTGAACATCTTCTAAAACATATTTGCTATATAAGTGTATACCATACAAGTTATCTAATGGCCG
The sequence above is a segment of the Paraglaciecola sp. L3A3 genome. Coding sequences within it:
- a CDS encoding DUF2254 domain-containing protein; protein product: MQLNITKLAPIIESARASFWFVPSIMILLTVLLTITTVYFDAVFIAEHQLSWPLIYGADVAAMRSLLGTIAAAMITVTSIAFSITIVALTLASSQFGPRLLRNFMKDRGTQIVLGSFISNFLFCILIFCAISFEKPYYFKPGLSVATAILMTFISVGILIYFIHHVAKAIQADVVIDQVYRELQDNIKSLFPSVKTESEVTTSSDVLATAKHQMNILANEDGYVQTLDIEQLVCLANEHEGRIKCFYSPGNFVVKGTVIAQVHTEKQPPSTLDEQILKQISLGAYRTPVQDPEFAIHQLVEIALRALSPGINDPYTAITCVDKLSAVLCDLTTKTFPQKVRFDEDGIIRVISKELTFTNIAKAAFEQIRQQANHNIAVTIRVLEALARLACCVQNQQQTEFVLNQTDIIEQQQNKLSIAKDDLAEINARVALIRQTVAEFSGDNNHKIDNSGH
- a CDS encoding endonuclease/exonuclease/phosphatase family protein, which codes for MSLLIMTILLVVITLLPFVPSNHWLCRVWEFPRVQITCLAILSALGCMFGASGFLSLVLVVLNLAVAIYQIIWIVPYTPFVAKQVRTVNVFDSDCAIKIMNTNVLMTNHSADKLIALIKQNQPDIIVTLETDLWWQNALEVIHSDYPYRVSRPLDNLYGIHLYSKYVLEDVQVKDLVEQGVPSIHCYLKLKNQLKVKCHFLHPAPPSPTENTFSTPRDRELLLIARELKNTTEPTIVTGDLNDVAWSPTTRAFRKISGLQDPRIGRGMFNTFHAEYTFLRWPLDHIFHSQHFQLAKIQRLTSIDSDHFPLLSELVFVEKK